The following coding sequences are from one Spea bombifrons isolate aSpeBom1 chromosome 13, aSpeBom1.2.pri, whole genome shotgun sequence window:
- the APCDD1L gene encoding protein APCDD1-like: MSRTYCFLGCFLGLVSGNKLWYVPEPVDSNPSSERLNWEPQCQYQLRHLQDGARITALLPPNIEGHWISTGCEVRPGPEFLTRSYMFYPNRFFKALQFYYKDHKCREPTYTLVIKGKLRLRQASWITRGATEADYQLHKVGIVFHSQEAMSHIRAQMNRTCAGFVSTGRSWAPGRVYELLSDKANRDCTASIGFTMHELSLVRVEKQYSTQHVGMLVEKLFLGDIHTERSERIHYRPTGYQQPLQNAMHHVHPCHVCGLIQRSDEHHPPVLPHTAHPPVHLSGKWVSSQCEVRPAVLFLTRYLTFHGENRRWEGFYYHYADPLCKQPTFTLYASGHYTEGVRSDRIRGSTELVFKVSQARVRPLNHSILRMLNSSYPGSCGDSGNWTIGEEQDITGTGGCDVLGIRLPHTEYELFKTEQDSGGRYLLYTGERPTDGSSPDTPNKRPTSYQPPLLQCAGQPSVPARHHMDISFSKAPLLKPQLLVLISLFIITHILRQN; the protein is encoded by the exons ATGAGCCGCACGTACTGCTTCCTGGGATGCTTTCTAG gCCTCGTGTCTGGGAATAAGCTGTGGTACGTACCGGAGCCGGTTGACTCAAACCCCAGCTCTGAAAGACTGAACTGGGAGCCCCAGTGCCAATACCAACTGCGCCACCTGCAGGACGGAGCCCGTATTACAGCTCTGTTACCACCCAACATCGAAGGGCATTGGATTTCGACAGG ATGTGAAGTCCGTCCAGGACCAGAGTTCCTCACCAGATCCTACATGTTCTACCCAAATCGTTTCTTCAAAGCCCTCCAATTCTACTACAAAGACCACAAATGCAGAGAACCCACCTACACCTTGGTGATCAAAGGAAAACTGCGTCTACGGCAGGCGTCGTGGATAACAAGGGGAGCCACAGAAGCCGATTACCAGCTGCACAAAGTCGGTATTGTCTTCCACAGCCAAGAGGCCATGAGCCACATCCGAGCCCAGATGAACAGAACGTGCGCTGGGTTTGTGTCAACGGGCAGGTCTTGGGCTCCTGGCAGAGTGTACGAACTTCTCAGCGACAAGGCAAACAGGGATTGTACGGCATCCATCGGGTTCACCATGCATGAACTAAGCTTGGTCAGGGTGGAGAAGCAGTATAGCACGCAGCACGTGGGGATGCTGGTGGAGAAGCTCTTTCTAGGAGACATTCACACCGAGAGATCGGAGAGAATCCACTACCGGCCAACTGGATACCAGCAGCCGCTCCAAAATGCAATG CATCACGTACATCCGTGCCACGTCTGTGGACTTATACAACGGTCCGACGAACATCATCCTCCTGTCTTACCGCACACCGCCCATCCGCCGGTGCACCTCAGCGGGAAATGGGTCAGCAGCCAGTGTGAGGTGCGGCCGGCCGTCCTCTTCCTCACCCGCTACCTGACTTTCCATGGGGAGAACCGCAGGTGGGAAGGATTTTACTACCACTACGCTGACCCGCTGTGCAAACAGCCCACGTTCACCTTGTACGCCTCAGGGCACTACACAGAAGGGGTCCGTTCGGATCGTATCCGAGGGTCCACGGAACTGGTGTTCAAGGTGAGCCAAGCTCGGGTTAGACCGCTGAACCATTCCATCTTGAGGATGCTCAACAGCTCTTACCCCGGGAGTTGCGGCGATTCCGGAAACTGGACCATCGGAGAAGAGCAGGACATCACCGGCACCGGGGGGTGCGACGTGCTGGGTATTCGCCTACCGCACACGGAATATGAATTGTTTAAAACCGAGCAGGACAGCGGTGGACGGTATCTTCTGTATACAGGCGAACGACCCACGGACGGGTCCAGCCCTGATACCCCTAACAAAAGACCTACGTCTTACCAGCCGCCTCTTCTCCAGTGTGCCGGGCAGCCCTCTGTCCCGGCCAGACACCACATGGACATCTCGTTCAGCAAGGCGCCCTTATTAAAGCCGCAGCTGCTAGTTTTGATCTCTCTGTTTATTATAACACATATTTTAAGGCAGAACTGA
- the RAB22A gene encoding ras-related protein Rab-22A → MALRELKVCLLGDTGVGKSSIVWRFVEDSFDPNINPTIGASFMTKTVQYQNELHKFLIWDTAGQERFRALAPMYYRGSTAAIIVYDITKEETFTTLKNWVKELRQHGPPNIVVAIAGNKCDLNDVREVLEKDAKDYADSINAVFVETSAKNAININELFIEISKRIPSANASATSGKGFKLRRQSSEAENRCC, encoded by the exons ATGGCTCTGAGGGAGCTGAAAGTCTGTCTGCTGGGG gacaCGGGGGTCGGAAAGTCAAGCATTGTATGGAGGTTCGTGGAGGATAGTTTTGACCCCAATATCAATCCGACAATTGG GGCTTCCTTCATGACCAAAACTGTTCAGTATCAGAACGAGCTGCATAAGTTTCTGATCTGGGATACCGCTGGCCAAGAGCGC TTCCGAGCTCTGGCGCCAATGTACTACCGGGGGTCTACGGCCGCCATCATcgtttatgacatcacaaaagaG GAAACATTTACAACCTTGAAGAACTGGGTGAAGGAGCTGCGTCAGCACGGACCACCCAACATCGTTGTTGCGATAGCAGGAAACAAGTGTGATCTAAATGATGTCAG ggaagtGCTGGAAAAAGATGCTAAAGATTATGCTGACTCAATAAATGCAGTTTTTGTGGAAACAAGTGCCAAGAATGCGATAAATATCAACGAGCTCTTTATCGAAATTA GTAAAAGGATACCCTCGGCCAACGCCAGTGCCACGTCCGGAAAGGGCTTCAAGCTTCGAAGGCAGTCGTCGGAGGCTGAGAACAGATGCTGCTGA
- the VAPB gene encoding vesicle-associated membrane protein-associated protein B/C, whose amino-acid sequence MAKVEQVLVLEPQHELKFRGPFTDVVTTNLKLTNPIDKNVCFKVKTTAPRRYCVRPNSGVIEPGSSVNVSVMLQPFDYDPNEKSKHKFMVQSMVAPPDTSDMEAVWKEAKPDDLMDSKLRCMFELPAENDKPHDGEINKILSSSVTKTESSSLSKSISSNLDDPEYKKALEDNKRLQNEIQRLREENKQFKEEDGLRLRKLQATSGPAPPSSRMVKEETLSNRTIGLIILFFLIGVLIGKVAL is encoded by the exons ATGGCCAAAGTGGAGCAGGTCCTGGTCCTGGAGCCTCAGCACGAGCTGAAATTCAGAG GCCCCTTCACAGATGTCGTTACCACCAACCTGAAACTCACCAATCCCATAGATAAAAACGTTTGCTTCAAAGTGAAGACCACAGCGCCTCGCAGGTACTGCGTGCGACCCAACAGCGGGGTCATCGAGCCCGGCTCCTCCGTCAACGTGTCCG TGATGCTTCAACCGTTCGACTATGACCCCAACGAGAAAAGCAAACATAAGTTCATGGTCCAGTCCATGGTGGCCCCACCAGACACCTCTGATATGGAAGCGGTA TGGAAAGAGGCAAAACCAGACGACCTCATGGATTCCAAACTTAGATGTATGTTCGAGCTGCCGGCCGAAAACGATAAACCT CACGATGGAGAAATCAACAAGATCTTATCCAGCAGCGTAACAAAGACAGAATCTTCCTCCCTGTCCAAGTCAATAAGCTCCAACCTGGATGACCCGGAGTATAAGAAAGCGCTAGAAGATAACAAGCGGCTGCAGAATGAAATCCAGAGGCTACGAGAGGAAAACAAGCAGTTTAAG GAGGAAGATGGCTTGAGGCTGCGAAAACTCCAGGCAACAAGCGGCCCAGCGCCCCCGTCGTCCCGGATGGTAAAAGAGGAGACCCTCAGCAACCGGACAATCGGCCTGATCATCCTCTTCTTCCTTATCGGCGTCCTCATAGGGAAAGTGGCCTTGTAG